A segment of the Panicum hallii strain FIL2 chromosome 1, PHallii_v3.1, whole genome shotgun sequence genome:
ATAAACAAGGGCGCGCTGCAGGCGCCGCGCGGGCTCCGATCCCCGCCAGGTTCATGCACCCGCCCGCCCCCGGGGCATCTTTCTGGAGGCCGCCGCACCCGgcatgcgcgcgcgcgcgcatagCTAGCTGCCTAGCTGCTGCTGGTACATGTACATAGGATGGATGCCGCGGCGACCACGACTGGAACCCCGCGCGCGCAGGAATGAAAAAGACTCCGCCCACATGCTGCCCCATCCCTTTCGCAGCTGACGAGCTCTTGTGTGTGCCGACTAGTATAGTCGAATTGAAGCCGATGGATCAGTTCCCGATCGGGAGAAGGGATCAGCAGAACTGTGGTACAATTTAGCGAAGACAGTCGcagcattttttttttctcgtGGAACGGGCATCTAAAGAGGACCAAAGGCCGGGGGAATCCACCGGGCGACTGCAAAAACCTTCTTCGGCGGCAGCCTCGTCAGGTGGTGGTACTGGCCAGCCTAGCATATCCGCGAGGACCCATCGTGGCTTGCAGTGCCGAAGCTGGCGCTAGGATTGTTGCGGTGCACTTCTCAAAAAATCTGCAAATTTTCTAGCAATCCATGGTGAATATAGGTCAGGTTACTGATAATCTTTTTATTAGCATGGTGGGTAGGCACAAGGCTAGATCGATGTGGCATCGCTCCTGGTGGATCCATCGTGGCTTGGATCGGAATTCGGATGCCACGGAGGACCGGATAGGTCGAAGTGTTCGGATGGACTTTTAATTTGTATTGGTAGGAGAGTTAAATGCGCGTGATCCAACCTTTGTCTGCCCCACCTGTGTTGTTGCAGGTTCTCAGGAGAAGACCGTGTCCTCGCCAATCTCGTGCGGTTTGTTGTCGCCGCCGCTGACCCAACCGTGAAGTTAGTGCATCTAAGCGATGAACAGCTAGAGAGATGACGCACCTAAGTGTACCCGTGCTCGTGCTATCTGTGCATCTGACTCTTTTGTATGCAGCGCCGATTCGGATTTCGGAGAGAAACAAAGGAGGGAGCACCCGATGACGATGCTGGAACCGAGCCAGCAGGAACACCAGCCAAACGCGGAGCGCCTCGGGCAAtaatccaccaaattaaaatcTAATACAAGCAATGCAGTGCAAGCATCGGCTGGCGAGGAGCTTTATTAGATCATGTGTAGTTGCGTACTGGCAGCACTGCCTCAGGTGGTTGCAGGTGCAGCGCAGAGTAGACGCCCTTGCTTGCAGTTGAACCGGACCTATCAGCAGCCGGCGACGGGAACCTTTTCATCCACTCGGCATTCCGGCCTTTCCCCTTCCTTGCTTCTTCGGGCAACCCAACGCGAGCTGACCAGCAGCTGAGGCCCGAAGAGATGCCCCCGGTGTTTCCACTTGCAGCTACCTACCCTAGGCCTAGCTACccggggcgggcgggcggtcCCCGCGCGCGGCACCCCGCCACAAAACCCGAGAACCAATCGCGGCCTCCGCCCTCCGCCCTCCGCCCTCCCCCCGCCCGCCCCCTCCTCTTTTAAGCCCACCACTCCCTCCCACTTGCACGCCCACCCCACCTCCAAGTTGCCGTAGTTTTACGCGTGAACGCACGCGCGCCACCAGCCAAAACCCACGTCCCGCTCCCGCTCGCTCTGCCGACCGCACCCCTCCGCCCCTCCCCCTCCAGCTAGCCGATCGAAGTCGAAGCTTCGCTCGCGGCCGGGGCTCCGGAGAGAGGGGGGTCGTTGTCGCGGCACTCGGCGGCGCGTCATGAGGCGCTTCCTGCCcgtcggaggcggcggcggggagccgTCGCCCTCGTCGTCgacgggcgggcgcggcgagCTCGCGGGCGagaggggcgcggcggcggggctgcggtacggcggcggcgacatCTCGCTGGGGcacgggcacggcggcggcggcggcggccaccgtCACCACCACCAGCTCGGCGGCGGGGGCGACGCGGCGGAGAGGCAGCAGGACGGGTCCATGGACATGCTGGCGCGCCACAGCAGCTCGCCGGCCGGCTTCTTCTCCAACCTCGTGGTGGACAACGGTGAGCCAACAAGCCAGCCACCCGCTGATTCGTAACGCATCAGCCCTACTAGTATTACCGCCTGCTTTATTTCAATCGAATTTCCAAATGCGTCTCGCTCCTTTCAATTTCACCATGTCAAATTCGGGGCACGCAGTTTCAATTTCCGCCACGAATCCTGCTTGATTATATTTCTGTCGCACGGTAATAATCAGAGCGAGAAACCAACAGCAATGGCTAATGCCTGTAGCTAATTAATGGCGGCATTCAATTCATGCATCCATCGAAATCTCTTTCGAGAGCGATGTTTCTTGCTCGTACGTTTCCCTGCGGAAGATATGATGAAGGAAGCAGCATCAGGCTGCTGGCGCGATCTTGCTTGCTCTGATTCCATCGATAGGCGCCGCAAGGGGAATCCTCTAGTGCACCGGCCACTAGCTCATCAGCTGATGCAACTTGTTCCGTGTCGTGCACTGCCCCAACTTTACCTGCCTGTTTTGGCCGATTAAAGTAGGGGAGCAGGTACAGAAATTTTGCTAGATGAGGCCAAGCCGCGGTTTGCATAAAACACACATATGCGCGGCTTTTTTGCTCGCCATGGCCCCATGGAGAGAGCACGCACCGGGCAACTCTGTCGTAGTTACATTTAACATTATCTAAGAAGCCTTAGATCAGTCATATATGATGGTTGATATGGTGAGTTAACTACTTTTCAGCATAAAATTACAGACCTTTACCCACTGAAGAGTACAACATATTTCAACCCAATCTCAAAGCTGCAAATGTGCAAATAATTTGATGGTTTTGCCCCCTTATATTGTATACATATGGTTCGCCATTTCGATGTAGaccacttctacaaacttgccAGGGGATGAAAAACTAAGGGACGGTGCTACGTATAGGCGTTTTCCCCTATTAAGGTCTCCTCGATAGTGAAATATGGGCCCCCAGATTTTGAAAGCCGCACTTTTATTCTTTTTACATGTACTTTTGTCTTCACATATCTATGGTATGTCTCATTCTATAATCCTACTTGCTAATATTACTTAGTTTTTGTTAGCCACTTTCACACCGCGCTGATGTGTTTCGCATCGTTACCTTTCATTTACCCATTCATTAATATGGACTAGTTGCAAAGTCATTATGATTATGTATAGTCTATCCTTTGCCAGAGAGTGCTACACATATATAATTTTGGATACACAGGAGTACTATATATACCTAGTTGAGAGGAGCATGAGTTGGTCGAGGTTAACCCTTTCCTTTGCTCATTGGCTTCTTTCTTCACCGCATCACAAGGAAATAGTCTATTTGTTGAATTTATCTAGAGTCAAACATATATAAAGTTGCTGGGTTCTTCCAACCTACCACAACTTTTCCCCAATTAAAGCCTACGTTCTATGTATATAGCATGATAAGGGAACCATTAGTACATCCTTAACTGGAGTACTATATATGGAAACCACAATAAATTTGAATATATGCTAGTGGAGGAGCATGATGAGTTGATGTTGACCCGATCTCCTTTATTTAATTTAGGCGGAAAAGAAAACCATCCATTTTGCCACAATTTCTTTCCTCAACATAATGCATGCACTTATCAGTTTTGGCTTATTCTATGGTTAATTGGCCGTTTTGCTAAAGTTCACTTGTTAAATAATGGCCAAAGATCATTGTTTCTCCTCTCATGATTCTTCGAATTAATTCTTCCCGAAAAAAGAGAGCATGCACTTACTTGAAGAAAACCTACGTATGCAAATCCTAAAGAATGCTTGGTGCAAAATCTTAAggacacatatatatatatatatatatatatatatatatgtgtgtgtgtgtgtgtgtgtgtgtgtgtgtgcataTAGAATTGGGTTTGTTCTATATATGTAAAGCAAAATGTTGTTTCATTGTCTAAAGTTAATTGTCTTCTAGCTAAAGTAAGAGACGACCCATACAACATAGTGTTTGTATGTTAGATGTCTTTATATATACAATATACCCACCCTTGGAGACACACACAAAAATCATTATTACTACTTTCTCTTTAACAAATAAAGAGACGACCTTTACTTTCTCTTTAATTAATTAGTAGTACGATCTTACTATGCTACCCATGAGACGGCCAAAATGGCATCGTTTGACATGTCCTGAAAAAAGTGTCTAAAAGAGAAGCAAAACCGTATTCATGGCTAACGATACTTTCATTCGACACGGTCATTGCTACCCAAGTGGGTCCCACGTGGCAGGTTGGCTAATACTGGTATTTCTCGTGAAGTGGATTGAACGGGGAGTCTAGATTCTGGTCTAGATTGGCCATTTGCTAAATTATGAGGCGTACTAGCTAATTAATGGATCTTAATTAGCGCCCCCAAACCCTAACCAAGACGGCCACTTGCCTTAATCAAATAAGGCAGGACCACATGGCGCGTCCACTTGGCTGCGGTGGGCCCGGCGCTGTCTCCTGTCCAGGTTCAGCTGACGGCTCCACCGTGACGTCACGGCCGTTTTGCTAAAAATAGTAACCTAGATGCCACTTGCAAAGTGCCTTGGCGCTTTGTGCGCTGCTAACGTCCACGCTGGACCCACGTGCCCTCGCGAGCTTCTTATTGGCCGACGACTTCCATTTGTTCTGATCTTCCCTGTCTAATTTGAAGGGAATTCACATAAAAAAAAACTCTTTTGAAGAGAATTCATGTAAAAAAACTGTTTTGAAGAGAATAAGATTCTCCATCATCATCAGCAGAAAAATAATCAAGTTATATGGAGTTTGTACGAGAGAGAATTCAAATTCCTACTTGAAGAGGTACGGGATTGCAAAATTCAGATCACTTTTTCTTGACGAATAGGAGGTAGACAGAATGTATGTCAAAACAAACAAGTTCTTGGCAAAGTACGGAATTATAAATTCAGATCTCTTGTTGCAATACTATATTATCATCATCTAGTAAGATCCTTAGCGGCATTTTATTAATTTGTTTATTACTATACTCGCCATTCGCCACATTTCCGTCGGTTTTGTTAATCGCTGGTTCAGCGCACGCATCAACCATTTTGGCAATTTGACGAATTTTATACGCGACCGGTTGGGATGAACTACGCAGGGTATCCGAGCTCAAAAGCCGGGGGCAGCGGTGGTGGAGCCGAGGCGCATCACCCATCCACGgccagcggcagcggcggcaggaAGATGAAGCCGTCCCAGCTCAACTTCACCCGGCCGCCGCAGCaggacggcggcgccgccgggggcCACCTCTCGCAGATCTCCGAGGACGGCGCCTTCCCCGCCGGCCTGGTCGGCGCCGACCGCGGTGGCGcgagtagcggcggcggcgcggcgcgctcTTTCTCCGGCGGGTTCTCCATCGTCGGGCCGTGGGAGGAGTCCAGGGACGTCATCGCCACGCTCGGCGCGTACGACTCCCAggtacggcggcggcgaccacgTACACACGTCTCGGCATCAAGTGATGATTCGTCCTGGTCTTGCGTGCTTGATGGATCTGTTGTTGTGTGCGGTGCAGTACAGCGGCGCCATGGCGGGCACGGCGCTGGAGATGGCGGCGGGCATGGACAGGTACATGCAGCTGCAGCAGGACCAGGTGCCCTTCAAAGTGCGCGCCAAGCGCGGGTGCGCCACGCACCCCAGGAGCATCGCCGAGAGGGTGCGTCCGTACACGCACGAACACGAATCGAATCTCCATTAGCTAGATGGATTCCCAGATTCCTCTGCTGAAATGTTCGCCCACGTTCGGTGCAGGAGCGGAGGACGAGGATCAGCGAGAAGCTCAGGAAGCTGCAGGAGCTCGTGCCCAACATGGACAAGGTAACTTCTCTGACAGTCTGACTCCATCTACGACGTCACTACGTATAGCTATCTAGCATCCTGGTTTGTGCGTCCATGATCCTTGTGCAAAAGTTCTCCCGTAGGTGTATCATCCATGAGGCGACTGGTAATATATAAGTAGACTACTGACTGAATACTGATCACTAATTCACTATACTTATCGAAAGAAAATCTGACCGATGAAGTGATCCATCTTTGTCTACAATGGTGCGACAGCAAACGAGCACTGCCGACATGCTGGACCTCGCAGTTGAGCACATCAAGGGCCTGCAGAGCGAACTGCAGGTACGCGTGCACGGCCAACTTCCGGCTGATCACAATCACAAGCGGCCATCTTCGAAATATTCACACAAAAGGCAACCTGATATTTTGATCCGTGAGGCTTACTGAATCCTGTTCCTGTCTGCACTCTGCAGGCTCTGAAACACGAGCAGGAGAAGTGCACCTGCTGCAGGAAGCGCTGACGATCGATGCCTCTCTATAGATGTACATGCATGGATGAAGCAGCGgttaacatcttcatcaatagATTCTCTGCGGGGAGTCCTGAATTTTAGTTAGCGCATGGGAGCGTCGATGGCGCATGCATATGCTGTCGAATGGGTGCATGTGCAGTTGTGCATGCATGACCTACACACATCAACAACCAGGCAATTAATAGTGGTCAACTGATCTTTCAGAAAAAATAGTGGTCAACTGTACTAGACAGTGCAAAAGGGGGGGCAGAATTTCTGTTCTGATATTTTGATTGTTCTTTTTTGTGTGTTTCTGATTGATCTTTAACTTGGATTTTAGATCCTTTTCTAGTCTATCTGAGAACAGTTTTGCTATTTGTAAGCCACCTGGTTTTTTCTCTAAAGAGCAAATTGCTTCTGTGCGTGGTCATTGATCTTGTATATGGATGATGGATCAAATGTGTTGTTTGATTGAATGTTGTCCCAATGGATGAATAATGCGAACTATTATGGATTAAGCGAAAATAAGTCACCTAAAGAACAGCCAGCTCCATATTAAAAAACGCCCAAATTTTTGTTTAGTGCTGTTTCAGAAACCGGGGAGTCTGTTTAAAACTAAACTAGGTAACAGCCAAAGAACAGACACTTCCATCTTGAAATTGCACTATGCGATGAACCTGGAGGTCTGTTTGTCTGAACCGGGGAGTCTACTCGATCGTCTGCATGCTCTTGCGCTGGCGTTCGTGCAGTCTTGCTCCTTGGCATGCAGCTACTATGCATGACGGCCTCGCGCACCCGGCAAGCACTCACGGTTGACGGACGTTCGGATGCACGCCCGATCGAGCGCCGGTCGAATCCGTGCGCTGGCGTAGTTCCGGCGTCTGTGGATAAGATTATCTGCGATTGTTTATACTTGGAGGCTCCCTGCACTTCCCTGATCGGCTGATCCTTCTGCACTAGTCCGTGTTCTTCATCATGCGTGTGCTCTGCGCTGCGGCCGCATATGACAGCAGCTGAGCCACTTGGGAATTCCGATTTCTCATGTCAACTTCTACAGACCGAAGCTGCCATCGAACATAGATACAAATATGCATATACATCCCATGACTTCACCGAAGTGTAACTAACTAGTTTTTATAAGCAGAAATGTTAGCACAATCTTATGCCCACGTATACCCTGATGACATTGTTATCTGAATTCTGAAGAGGTTGCAATCTGCATATGCTTCATCGGGGATGCTGCAAACCTGCGGTCACCCCCTATTTCTAATTTAATTATTTCTCAATAGTAATAGATGCAGACGCTACAAAATGTGTAGTGTAGGGATGGTGTACTCTACGTGAACACGTGCTCTGTATCCGTATGCTCAGTTACCGCACGCGTTGCATGCTTCACTTTACAGAGTAGACTACATACAGAAGCTGGGCAGCTACAGCCCTACTCCTCGGCGGGAGGGTCCACCCATCGGCCGTGGTCCTTGATCAGCTGGATCAGGGCGTCGGTGGCGCCTTCCATGGCGATGCCGCGCTGCACAACGGTCTGCGGGAAGGAAAAGATGCACTGTGTTAGCGGGAAGGAAAAAACCAGCAGCTTCAAAGACTCATGGATGCAGGTGGAGAACAGCACTTTTTTCGTGCTTTCACAGGTTCAGAACCGCATGTATGTTGCTACTGCTCAACAACATACTAAAAATTTCTAGGAGCAAGAATGGTTACCTTGCCAACGTAAAGATCGATCTTTCCTGGAGCGCCTCCGACGTATCCGAAATCGGCATCGGCCATCTCTCCTGGCCCGTTGACAATGCAACCCATGATGGCGATCTGCCAGGCAAATATGTATACCGTTGATCAGCATTTTTGATAGAAAGAAGGAAACAGACGTACAGTTGATCAGGCACATAATTGCATCAGGGAGCTTACCGAGACGCCTGGCAGATGAGAGGTCTTTTCTCTAATCTCAGCACTAATTTCCTGAAGGTCGAAGAGTGTTCGCCCACACGAAGGACAAGACACGTATTCCTGCAGCATTCATTAACAGTCAGAAGTCACTTTTGACAAAATCTAGGAAACATCAACAGTTGTTTTTGTATGGCTGACTTTGAAGGGGTTTTTTTCTCTCTATGGTATAGGGAGAGTACTGTTGCTTTTTCACTATAATTCTCCAGAGGTAGCCATGTTATTTAAACAAAAAAGTACATCACAACGTACAGTTTTTGTGTTGCGCATTCTGCAACCCTGAAGCAAGTTGAAAGATGTGTCCCTCAGGAACTCAAATTCCTGGTCAGCAGCTTCAAGAAGTACACCATCACCAAGACCATCGACTAGGAGAGCACCAACATTGGCCCCAGCACCAATGACAAGATCATCTCTGCAGTTGATTGGATCAGAATAAGCACAAGAAAACCAGGTCTCAACAATTCCGGGAGAAAATAGGAATGGTGAAAATCACCTGCCAATGGTTTTAGGGAACTCTATGTGATGGATTACAGGAAAGTTCAAGCCATTGGTCTGTAAGTACTCGAATAACCTGCAAGACATTAAAAGTTATAAGGTATGGTAATCAGAACAAAGGGAAAAGACGAACAAAGGAAAAAAACTTAGGAAACAGTGCGCTAAGCATGGATGCATGATAAATAAATAATCCCCAAATATCCAACTCACTGAATAGATTGACCCACTGTGTTTGCTTACCTCCTAGCAGCATGTACTCTGCCAGTCTTCTCCTCACCATATGGAACGCTATGTAGCAGCATTGTAATATCATCAACACCCTTAAGGATATCTAGCTGCTCGTATGATTCATCTCCACGAAGGGTGACAGCAAGTCTAGTACCTACACACACCAAAAAAGGACAAAGCCTGATGAAACTAGGCAAACAAGATACTAAATACTCTgaagtcaaaaaaaaaaggatcacAGACCACAACATAGTAGTAATTCAAATCACTACCTTGTGGCAAAAGTTTGTGAGCACCACTTGACAGTTCGTCAAGGTTGACAAGCGCAATTGCATGTGGGAGTGGCTTTGTCAACTGCTCTGATAAGGGGGTCAACACGCCCATGCTGATGTCAACTAATCTTTTGAGTGCAAGCCTCTGTATACATTGACAAAATTGTAGCAGGCAACTAAGAAATGGAACAGAACGTTATGCACTTGCAAGGGGGATAAAGAAATGGTGTAACTTACAGTTTCAGCATCTTCTACCGGGGGGAGCTCCCTCAAAAGAATGGAATCTACAGTAGCAAGGTCCTGACGGTCATAGAAGAAATGAATCAGTTTAAACTCAAGTCCCATAAAAATAGTCAGTGCTAGCACATACAACCATAAATCAGACCTTGAAAGGCATGCCAACCACAAGCTTCGCTGCAAGAGACCTATAAAGGAGTTCAGGAGCCTGGCAAATACAAGGAACATTCATCATTACAGAGCACATTTATCTAATGGACAGACAATAAAGCTTCCAACAACCTATTTTCATAGCTGAATGCCTGGAAAAGAACAAATGCACTACTGCATAGTTACTTCGAATGGATTATAAATCAAATTTATCACTGCTGAAATTTCTTTTGGTGTAGCAATACATATTGCAGACAATTCCAAAAAGAAGAGTAAGAAGGTGCAGTTTACCTTCAACTGATCCAAGGAAACTGACATCAGTACAGAGCCATCACGATGCAGTACATTTCTGTAGTCAACTTCCTCACCCTTTCATAAGAGAAATTGATGAGAAATCAAGCACTATTAGATTTTATGATCAAACTATGGAATTATTGTTTTAACCAACCTCCTTCTGCAAAGGTAATTGACCACTCCTACGCTGGAAATCAAAATAGTGCCTGTGCTTCTCTTCAAATGGTGCCTGAGAAAACAAGATAAATAGCAAAAAAGTTAAGAAATGTTTAAGGGAAAGCACAGGTATTAAGGACTGAAATTTTCTGTATTGTGAGTTGTGACAGAATAAATGGAAAACACACAAAGTGAAAGTGCATTACCACCCCGATTTGAAGGTTTGCAGCCTGTGTCCCAAGATTTGCCAATCTTTGGCAAGGATCGATCTCTTCTTCTGGTGGTTCCGTGAGGGAGACACGGATTGTGTCACCCAGGCCATCCTGTAATACAACAAGCAGAAGAT
Coding sequences within it:
- the LOC112887084 gene encoding transcription factor bHLH128-like yields the protein MRRFLPVGGGGGEPSPSSSTGGRGELAGERGAAAGLRYGGGDISLGHGHGGGGGGHRHHHQLGGGGDAAERQQDGSMDMLARHSSSPAGFFSNLVVDNGYPSSKAGGSGGGAEAHHPSTASGSGGRKMKPSQLNFTRPPQQDGGAAGGHLSQISEDGAFPAGLVGADRGGASSGGGAARSFSGGFSIVGPWEESRDVIATLGAYDSQYSGAMAGTALEMAAGMDRYMQLQQDQVPFKVRAKRGCATHPRSIAERERRTRISEKLRKLQELVPNMDKQTSTADMLDLAVEHIKGLQSELQALKHEQEKCTCCRKR
- the LOC112892427 gene encoding 4-hydroxy-3-methylbut-2-en-1-yl diphosphate synthase (ferredoxin), chloroplastic, which translates into the protein MATGVAPAPLPHVRVRDGGIGFTRSVDFAKVLSVPSVSTMRTSSSRGRALVVKSSSTGSDTMELEPSSEGSPLLVPRQKYCESIHQTRRRKTRTVMVGNVPLGSDHPIRVQTMTTSDTKDVARTVEEVMRIADKGADIVRITVQGRKEADACFDIKNTLVQKNYNIPLVADIHFAPTVALRVAECFDKIRVNPGNFADRRAQFEQLEYTDDDYQKELEHIEKVFSPLVEKCKQYGRAMRIGTNHGSLSDRIMSYYGDSPRGMVESALEFARICRKLDFHNFVFSMKASNPVVMVQAYRLLVAEMYNLGWDYPLHLGVTEAGEGEDGRMKSAIGIGTLLMDGLGDTIRVSLTEPPEEEIDPCQRLANLGTQAANLQIGVAPFEEKHRHYFDFQRRSGQLPLQKEGEEVDYRNVLHRDGSVLMSVSLDQLKAPELLYRSLAAKLVVGMPFKDLATVDSILLRELPPVEDAETRLALKRLVDISMGVLTPLSEQLTKPLPHAIALVNLDELSSGAHKLLPQGTRLAVTLRGDESYEQLDILKGVDDITMLLHSVPYGEEKTGRVHAARRLFEYLQTNGLNFPVIHHIEFPKTIGRDDLVIGAGANVGALLVDGLGDGVLLEAADQEFEFLRDTSFNLLQGCRMRNTKTEYVSCPSCGRTLFDLQEISAEIREKTSHLPGVSIAIMGCIVNGPGEMADADFGYVGGAPGKIDLYVGKTVVQRGIAMEGATDALIQLIKDHGRWVDPPAEE